ATGCGGTCTGGCGCCATGGCTTCGAGATAAAAAGGTTTTATGCCGATCTGGTCGCCCATTTCCACAACTTGGCGCTGGTCAAACTCGGGGATCGCGCCAGCCGTCTGGTCGATCTGCCCGCACACGAAATCAGGCAGATGGCGGCTCAGGTCAAAGAGGTGCCGGGGCCATTCTTGATTCAGATACTGGAATTGCTTTTCCAGGCAGAGCAGGGTATCAAATTTTCGAGCCAACCGAGGTTCGCGCTGGAACTGCTTTTTCTCAAACTGTTTCAAACACCGCCGGCGTTGTCCATCGATCGACTGGTCGCCGGGCTCGAACAGCTTCGTCAATCCGGACCTGCGGACCTGAAGAGGATGGTACCCCCAACCCCAGTTGCGACAAATCCTGAGACGGCGCCCATCTCGGACGAAGCGGAAGCTGGGGCCACGACACCACCCGCGAGACAGGATTCCTCTTCAAAGGTACAGGTACTTGAGATAAGAAATGTCGAGGGTGGAAACGGGGGCGGTGAAGACATTTGGGAAGTCATTTTAGGGCGTATAGATCAGGATAAACCGGCGTTGGGTGCGGTCTTGAGAAAAAGCCGGATCATTCCCCAGGGCAATGATTCCTGGGAGATAGAAGTCAGCGGTAACGACTTCAACCTCAAGAGCGTCCAACGCCAATCGAATCTTTTGCAACAATACTATTTAGAGGCCAGTGGCAGACAGCTGCAATTGAAATTGCTTTCAAATATTAAAGATATGGACGAACGGCAAAAGAGAAAGCAAAAAGGCGAAGAACTCAAACAGAAAGCACTTGGGCACCCCCTGGTGATGGACGCCTTGGAACTTTTCAGCGGAAAAATCGTGGACATTAAAGTGCCATAGGAGGTTTGGTGATGAAGGGTATGGGAAACATGATGAAGCAGGCCCAGAAGCTTCAGTCCAAGATGTTGAAAATGCAGGAAGAGTTAGCGGAAAAGACCGTCGAGAGCACGGCTGGCGGTGGAATGGTGAAGGCCGTCGCCAACGGCCGTCAGCAAATCGTTTCAATTTCCTTGGAAAAAGAGGTCGTCGATCCGGAAGATATTGAAATGCTGCAAGATCTTATCTTGGCAGCCGTCAACGATGCCTTGAACAAGGCACAGGAGATGGTCGCCTCGGAAATGGGCAAATTGACAGGTGGGTTCAACCTGCCGGGATTTATGTAGTGCCCATCCACAAATGGCCAATTGGCTCGATATCGGCGTTCTGCTCAAAATTTTATCCTCGGAATATTCGACATATACCTGCGGTAAAATTTTAGCATGCCTTGATCTCGACCCAATTTGCCTATTTCTGGATGGACACTATGTATACTTTTCTGATTTCATTTGATTCAATTTTCACTGTCGCGCACGAGAGAATTAGATGCAACATTATCCCGAATCCATCAGGTCGCTCATTCGAAGTTTCGCAAAGCTTCCCGGTGTGGGTGAGAAGACCGCCGAACGTCTGGCCATGCATGTATTGAAACGACCGCTCAACGAGGCAGAGGCACTGGCGCACAGCATCATGGACGTCAAGCAGAAGGTGAGACTCTGTCAAAAGTGTTACGGCCTGAGCGATGCTGAATTATGCCACATCTGCAGAGATCCGTCGCGGATGGCGTCCCTGGTGTGCGTGGTTGAACAACCGGCCGACATGATAGCCATCGAAAAATCGGGCGCCTTCAGGGGTATATATCATATCCTGGGCGGCACGTTGCTGCCCATGGAGGGCATTGGTCCACAAGATCTGCGTATCCGCGAACTTTTCGATCGCATCGCTTCCGGTGAAGTGAAAGAGATCATTCTGGCCACCGGTACGGGCGTGGAGGGGGAGTCCACGGCCGCCTACATCGCCCAACAACTCGCCGGCAAGGGGGTCATCGTTTCACGGATAGCCTCGGGTGTACCTGTCGGTGGTGATTTGAAATATATCGACAAAATGACTTTAAAATGTGCCTTGGATGGCCGCCATGCCCTCTGAAGAGTTAACAGCCGAATACCTTTTCGAATGCACCCAATGCGGCGAGTGCTGCAAGGGGTTCGGCGGCACTTACGTGTCATCTGAAGATATCGAACGCATCGCAAACTTTTTGAATCTTTCGCCGGATACGTTGCGACGTCGCTATTGCGCGCCTTCGGGGCGCCGGTTGGTGTTGGCGCAACAAGAAAATGGCTATTGTGTGTTCTGGGATCGGATTTGCACCATTCACCCGGTGAAACCCCGTATGTGCCGTATGTGGCCTTTTATTCCCAGTCTGCTGAAGGATGTCGATAATTGGTGGATCATGGCGGACTCTTGCCCGGGAATTCGACAGAACCTGGATAAGGCGTCATTGTCAGCTTGTTTGAGACGGATCATTGGAGACCTCGAGGGAGACTCCAGGTGTTGACTTTGCCGCAACGATGCGTGGGAGAAAGGCCGGGGCGCCCATGATCGGCGTATTCGATTCTGGAATCGGTGGACTTACCGTGGTCAAGGCGCTTTTGGAGCAGGTGCCGGGCCACGACATTACTTATCTGGGAGATACCGCCCGCACACCATACGGCAGCAAGAGCGCCGACACCATTATTCGGTATTCGATCAACAATACGGGTTTTCTGCTTCGAAAGGGCGCCCGCTTGATCGTCATTGCCTGCAATACGGCTTCCAGTTACGCTTTCGAAGCCGTGCGCGAGCAGTATCATCTGCCGGTGTTCGAGGTCATCGAACCCGGCGCCCGACAAGCCGTCGAACGATCAAGACGTCTGCGAATCGGCGTCATCGGCACGCGTGCTACCATCGCAAGCGGGGGCTATGAAAGGGCGATCAAGGCACTGCGTCCAGAGGCAAAGGTGGTGACCGCCGCCTGTCCTTTGTTGGTGCCCTTGGTCGAGGAAGGTTGGATCCGCAAGGCGGAAACGGCCATGATCGTCCGAAAGTACATGCATCCGCTTAAAACCATGCAGATCGACACGCTCATCCTTGGCTGCACCCATTATCCTGTCCTGCGCAAGGTTATCCAGCGCAAAATCGGCGCCCGTGTCGTGCTGGTCGATTCGGCCAATGCCATTGCGCAACGGGTAGGGCACTACTTCAACACCCACCCTTCGGACGGGCCCCAAAACGACCGACCTGGCCGGCTAAAGATTTTTGTGACGGATACGGCGGATCAATTTCAGAGGAGTGCACGCTTGATATTGGGTCGTTCGGTCCACATCGAATTGGCCGACCTTTGACTTCTCAAATCGTGCATCTGGCTGGGTAACAAAACAGAAGACAACACGGGGCGAACGAACGCTTTCAACGCACTAACACGCCAAGGCCATGCCGATGCGTTTTTCAGGTGCGATTTCCTGGCGATTCAATATGGAGCGCATCGAGGTGATCCGCTCCTCAAGTTCAGCCACGGTGATCTCCAAATTTTGAATGGTCTCGCCCGATGCCTGTTCGGTCACATCCATGGCGACGCGAAGATCGCTCGCATTCTTGATCAAGTGTTTGAGATTCTGAATTTTTGCAAGCCTCAGGATTAATTCATCCAAGTTGATCGGCTTCTGTAAATAGTCGGTGGCGCCCTTTTTCATGGCCATGATGGCATTGTCGATCGATCCGTGTGCCGTAATCAATATAACTTCTGTTTTGATATTGTTCTCCTTGGCTGTCTCCAGTACCGCAATGCCATCGACGCCGCCGGGCATCATCAGGTCGGTCAACACGACATCGAAGTATTGATGTGAGATCATTCGAATGGCTTCCACGCCGCTGTCGGCGGTCTCGATCTCGTAATCCAATTTGGTCAGTCGCTTTTTTAAAAGCGAACGCGTGACCTGATCATCATCGACGACCAATATTTTCAGTGTTTGCATTGATTTTACCTCCCCAGACCAAAGCAACGTCTACCTGGTATTACTTAAGCTGGTAGAATATCGACTTCAAATGGCGTTTGGGTATAAACCGCGGGCACACGCCCGTGAGCGATTCTGTGGCCCCAATGACCAGGTAGCCGTCGTTTTCAAGGCTATCCGCGATTTTTTCGAATACCTTGATTCGATCCTCGAGCTTGAAATAGATGGCGACATTGCGGCAGAAAATGATGTCGAATTTTCCTATGCCGTTGAATGAACCCATGAGATTGAATTTGCGAAATGTCGCCATTGACCTGATTTCGTCGTTAATTTTCCAGTTTTCACCCAAAGCCGAGAAATAGCGCAACAATCGGTCTCGTGGCAGCCCGCGTTCGATTTCAAATTTATTGTAAGTGCCGTAACTGGCCTGTCTGATCGCCGCATCGGAGATGTCACTGCCGATTAATTTGATGTTGTACCGGTTCAGCGGCGACAGGAGTTCCTTGAGCACGATGGCAATACTGAAGATCTCCTGGCCGGTCGAACAGGCCGCGCTCCAGATGCGAATGGGAATCGGCATGCCGGGAAGCGCGGATGCCGAGCGTTTATCTACCACCTCCGGAACTATTTTATACTTGAGCAATTCGAAGGGGTTGGCATCCCGAAAAAAAAGGGTTTCATTCGTGGTGATGGCATCGACGATTTGTTTTTCCAGCATTTTGGAAGGGTCGGATTTGGCCTTGTAGTAAAACTCGCTAAAAGATTCGCATCTCTCCTTTTCCAGCAGTTTGCCCAGGCGGGTTTCGAGCAGATACGCCTTGGACGGTTCGATGTGGATACCCGAAATTGTGTAGATATATTGGGAGAGGAGTTTGATCTCCTCGGTCGTTACCTTGATCGATTTCTTGATCCCCGGAAAAGCATCGAAGTTCAGCTTCGAAGTTGACGGCGCGGCTTGAGCGCTGATGCTTGGGGAGAGATTCCCGGTTGTCGTGAGACTCATTTCAGTTCATCTCGATTCGTCGTTTGATGGCCTGCCGCCTTTGTCGGTGTCAACCTCTGACCAAAGCCACGTTTGGCACTTTAGCAGCGCGATAATGCACGGTTTTGAGTATCTCGGCCGCAATCAGATCGAGGGGGGCGACCACATCTGCGACACCTGATTCAATAGGCTCTTTGGGCATGCCGAACACGACACAGGAAGACTCATCCTGGGCGATGACGGTGGCGCCGTTGTTTTTCATCAGCTTCAACCCTTTGGCGCCATCGGACCCCATGCCGGTCATGATGACGCCTGTGGCCCTACCCACATAGTGGTCTGCGATCGACCGGAAAAGGTAATCCACAGAGGGCTTGCAATTGTTTTCGGGAGGATCGTTGGAGATTTTAATCACCCGTTGTTTACCATCGGCTCCGGCAACAATCTTCATCTGCATGCCGCCCGGCGCTATATAGGCCACGTTGGGCAGCAGCGGTTCCCCATTGACCGCCTCTTTGACTTCGATTTCGCATTTGTTGTTGAGGCTGTTGGCCAACGATCGGGTAAACAACGGCGGCATATGCTGGACAATGACAATGGGGACGCCAATGTCACCCGGGATTTTAGGAAGCATCTTCGCCAGGGCATTCGGTCCTCCTGTGGAGATACCGATGCCGATGATGGAAGCGGTTTCCGATCTTCCGGCCATCTTTGAAGGCATCGTCCGGATCGGCACGCTTGCAGCAGGACGCCGCACCACTTGCGACCTGGACAACAAGGAGAGTTGGGATTTGATCTGCCTGCTGCGTTCGAAGGCTTTGAGCATGGGGGCCAGGGCCCCTTTGACGGCCGCCTTGTTTTCGGCCATGGTCCCGGCCTGGGGCTTGGGAATGAAATCGAATGCCCCCAATTCCAGGGCGCGCATGGTCATGGCGCCGCCTTCCTGGGTCAGTGTGCTCAACATGATGGCGCCGACCTGGGGCGCCTCGGTCTGCAATTGCTGCAGCACTTCCAGACCGTTGAGCTCCGGCATTTCGATATCCAGCGTGAGCAGGTCGGGTTTCAGCGTCTTGATCTTGAGCAGGGCGGCTTTACCGTTATGCGCCGTG
This Desulfatitalea tepidiphila DNA region includes the following protein-coding sequences:
- the dnaX gene encoding DNA polymerase III subunit gamma/tau; amino-acid sequence: MSYLVFARKYRPQDFDAVVQQAHVTRTLINAIEAGRVAHAILFAGPRGTGKTTIARILAKALNCEQGPTGNPCGRCRSCLEIQSGHAADVFEIDGASNNSVDQVRELRDNLKYMPSHSRYKIYIIDEVHMLSLAAFNALLKTLEEPPAHVMFMFATTEPHKIPVTILSRCQRHDLRRIELAAIVSHLKAICDQEQVNIDDQSLDLIAQEAGGSMRDALSLLDHVLACAEAEITSELVADLLGAVERRHLFDVSEAVFSRDAAGVLEQIDAVWRHGFEIKRFYADLVAHFHNLALVKLGDRASRLVDLPAHEIRQMAAQVKEVPGPFLIQILELLFQAEQGIKFSSQPRFALELLFLKLFQTPPALSIDRLVAGLEQLRQSGPADLKRMVPPTPVATNPETAPISDEAEAGATTPPARQDSSSKVQVLEIRNVEGGNGGGEDIWEVILGRIDQDKPALGAVLRKSRIIPQGNDSWEIEVSGNDFNLKSVQRQSNLLQQYYLEASGRQLQLKLLSNIKDMDERQKRKQKGEELKQKALGHPLVMDALELFSGKIVDIKVP
- a CDS encoding YbaB/EbfC family nucleoid-associated protein, whose protein sequence is MKGMGNMMKQAQKLQSKMLKMQEELAEKTVESTAGGGMVKAVANGRQQIVSISLEKEVVDPEDIEMLQDLILAAVNDALNKAQEMVASEMGKLTGGFNLPGFM
- the recR gene encoding recombination mediator RecR; translated protein: MQHYPESIRSLIRSFAKLPGVGEKTAERLAMHVLKRPLNEAEALAHSIMDVKQKVRLCQKCYGLSDAELCHICRDPSRMASLVCVVEQPADMIAIEKSGAFRGIYHILGGTLLPMEGIGPQDLRIRELFDRIASGEVKEIILATGTGVEGESTAAYIAQQLAGKGVIVSRIASGVPVGGDLKYIDKMTLKCALDGRHAL
- a CDS encoding YkgJ family cysteine cluster protein; its protein translation is MPSEELTAEYLFECTQCGECCKGFGGTYVSSEDIERIANFLNLSPDTLRRRYCAPSGRRLVLAQQENGYCVFWDRICTIHPVKPRMCRMWPFIPSLLKDVDNWWIMADSCPGIRQNLDKASLSACLRRIIGDLEGDSRC
- the murI gene encoding glutamate racemase; protein product: MIGVFDSGIGGLTVVKALLEQVPGHDITYLGDTARTPYGSKSADTIIRYSINNTGFLLRKGARLIVIACNTASSYAFEAVREQYHLPVFEVIEPGARQAVERSRRLRIGVIGTRATIASGGYERAIKALRPEAKVVTAACPLLVPLVEEGWIRKAETAMIVRKYMHPLKTMQIDTLILGCTHYPVLRKVIQRKIGARVVLVDSANAIAQRVGHYFNTHPSDGPQNDRPGRLKIFVTDTADQFQRSARLILGRSVHIELADL
- a CDS encoding response regulator, translating into MQTLKILVVDDDQVTRSLLKKRLTKLDYEIETADSGVEAIRMISHQYFDVVLTDLMMPGGVDGIAVLETAKENNIKTEVILITAHGSIDNAIMAMKKGATDYLQKPINLDELILRLAKIQNLKHLIKNASDLRVAMDVTEQASGETIQNLEITVAELEERITSMRSILNRQEIAPEKRIGMALAC
- a CDS encoding CheR family methyltransferase; its protein translation is MSLTTTGNLSPSISAQAAPSTSKLNFDAFPGIKKSIKVTTEEIKLLSQYIYTISGIHIEPSKAYLLETRLGKLLEKERCESFSEFYYKAKSDPSKMLEKQIVDAITTNETLFFRDANPFELLKYKIVPEVVDKRSASALPGMPIPIRIWSAACSTGQEIFSIAIVLKELLSPLNRYNIKLIGSDISDAAIRQASYGTYNKFEIERGLPRDRLLRYFSALGENWKINDEIRSMATFRKFNLMGSFNGIGKFDIIFCRNVAIYFKLEDRIKVFEKIADSLENDGYLVIGATESLTGVCPRFIPKRHLKSIFYQLK
- a CDS encoding protein-glutamate methylesterase/protein-glutamine glutaminase; protein product: MVQAQEILRVMVVDDTVVYRKIVSDVLMELPNVEVVGTAHNGKAALLKIKTLKPDLLTLDIEMPELNGLEVLQQLQTEAPQVGAIMLSTLTQEGGAMTMRALELGAFDFIPKPQAGTMAENKAAVKGALAPMLKAFERSRQIKSQLSLLSRSQVVRRPAASVPIRTMPSKMAGRSETASIIGIGISTGGPNALAKMLPKIPGDIGVPIVIVQHMPPLFTRSLANSLNNKCEIEVKEAVNGEPLLPNVAYIAPGGMQMKIVAGADGKQRVIKISNDPPENNCKPSVDYLFRSIADHYVGRATGVIMTGMGSDGAKGLKLMKNNGATVIAQDESSCVVFGMPKEPIESGVADVVAPLDLIAAEILKTVHYRAAKVPNVALVRG